AGTCATATCCGGGCAGCATTACAGGGACCATCCTTAGTTATCCCTCTTATTGAAGGAAAATTAACTTTAGGAACATGGCAGCAAGTTGTGTTAGCAGAATTTGATAATCAACCGAGAAATAGAAATATTGTTATTCAGATAATGGGTGAGTAAAAAGAAGAGGTATTGTGGGGAGAATAACATTATTTTGTGGTGATATCACGTTGTGTGAGGTAGATGCTATTGTTAATGCTGCAAATGAACGCTTAGCTGGTGGCGGGGGTGTTGACGGTGCTATTCACAGAGCTGCAGGTCCTACCGTTATGGCAGAATGTCAGAAAATAGGAGGATGCATAACGGGAGAAGCAGTTATCACGAATGCAGGTAGATTAAATGCAAAGAAAATCATTCATACCGTTGGTCCTATTTGGCGGGGAGAAAATAAGAACGAATCCATACTTCTTGAAAACTCGTATAGAAATAGTTTTCTTTTAGCGCAAAAAGAAGAGATTAAGACGATAGCTTTTCCGGCAATAGGGGGTTAAGAAAGAATAATATGACCAATTTGGAGGCTCATCTTTGAGCTGTATGCAAGGCGCAACGACGTTGGCGTGCCCTTTGCAGTACGTGAAGGAGGAGCAACAAAGCAGACGGCCAAAGATGTGCCTCCCCGAAGGGGCTGGCCGCTTTTGGGCTACAACGGTGTCACTCATCGCTTGCGTATCACAGGGGATACGCGGCGCTTTTCGTTCCTTGTTTCGCTCCAAAATCGACTCAGCCAAATTAGTCATATTATTCTTTCTTAACCCCCCTTGCACCGGTGTCTATGGATACCTACTACAAGAAGCAACCAAAATAGCATTAAAAGTAGGGATGCAGTATATAGATGCGTTTAATGAAATAATATTTGTATGTTTTTCAGAGAATGATTACTGTTTGTATAAAAGTGAATATCGTAAATTAAATTGCGAACAATAAAACAGGAAAAGGATTCTACTATGATAAAAAATATGCGCTGTAGCTTAATGTTGTGTCTTGCGAGTGCTCTTGTATTATGTGGCTGTGTTAATCAGAAGAAATATATTGCAAACGAAGGGGAAATCTTCCAGGTGTCAACGATAGGCGCATTGCTAAAGGGAGATTATGACGGCGATATTACAATACACGCTTTAAAAGCGCATGGCGACGTTGGCATAGGCACTTTTAATGGGTTAGACGGTGAATTAGTAATGGTTGACGGCGAATGTTATCAGGTAAAACATAGCGGAAAAGTGGTGATAGCGGATAATCTTGCAAAAACACCTTTTGCAGTTGTGACAGGATTTACATCTGATGCACTACATAAGATAGATGAACGAAAAACAATCGATGAAATGAAGACATATATCGACAAACTATTGCCGACAAAGAATATATTCTACGCAATACGTATTGACGGAATGTTCGAATATATTAGGACAAGAAGCGTTGCACGACAAGAAAAGCCGTATCAAAAACTTACTGACGCTTTAAAAGACCAGTCTGTCTTTGAATTTAATGATATAGAAGGGACAATTATCGGATTTCGGTGTCCTCCATATATTAATAATCTGAATGTGCCCGGTTATCATTTCCATTTTATATCTAAAGACCGAAGACATGGGGGGCATCTTTTGGCGTCTACGACAAAGAATGTGTATGTACAGATAGATGCTGATGATACTTTTTTTATGGTTTTACCTCGCACGGAACCGTTCTATAAAATGCATTTTGATTCGCAAAAATCAGAGTATAGATAGCATGGGAATATATGAATAAAAAAGCACACCAGTGGTTAGGTATATTTAAAAGCATAGGCCCGGGTTTGTTGTTTGCGGGTGCCGCAATCGGCGCATCGCATTTGGTGCAGTCAACGCGTGCAGGTGCAAATTATGGATACCGACTCATAGGATTAATTATCCTTGTCCTTGCATTAAAATATCCATTCTTTGAATATGCGCATCGTTACACTGCTGCAACGGGTAAGACCATATTGAAAGGGTATCTGAATCTGGGACGATGGGCTCTGGCAATTTTTTTTGTTCTGGCTTTGTGTGCGGCTTTTATTAATACCGCGGCAGTTACACTTGTTACCGCGTGTCTGGGCGGATTTTTGTTCGGGATAGATATCTCTCCGGCTCTATTGAGCATTCCGGTAATAATTGTTGTGGCGGTTATTTTGCTCCTAGGTCGGTATCCGCTTCTGGATAAAGCGATGAAAATTATGCTCTCTCTACTTGCTATTGCAACGCTTGTTGCAGTATCTGCGGCATTAGTTAAAGGTAACCCGGCGCTTTCGGGAAGTGTTCATCCAAAGCTTTGGAATCTTGCCGGAGTAACCTTTCTCCTGGCATTAATGGGGTGGATGCC
The sequence above is a segment of the Candidatus Ancaeobacter aquaticus genome. Coding sequences within it:
- the budA gene encoding acetolactate decarboxylase, which produces MIKNMRCSLMLCLASALVLCGCVNQKKYIANEGEIFQVSTIGALLKGDYDGDITIHALKAHGDVGIGTFNGLDGELVMVDGECYQVKHSGKVVIADNLAKTPFAVVTGFTSDALHKIDERKTIDEMKTYIDKLLPTKNIFYAIRIDGMFEYIRTRSVARQEKPYQKLTDALKDQSVFEFNDIEGTIIGFRCPPYINNLNVPGYHFHFISKDRRHGGHLLASTTKNVYVQIDADDTFFMVLPRTEPFYKMHFDSQKSEYR
- a CDS encoding macro domain-containing protein gives rise to the protein MGRITLFCGDITLCEVDAIVNAANERLAGGGGVDGAIHRAAGPTVMAECQKIGGCITGEAVITNAGRLNAKKIIHTVGPIWRGENKNESILLENSYRNSFLLAQKEEIKTIAFPAIGG